From the Hymenobacter yonginensis genome, one window contains:
- a CDS encoding inorganic diphosphatase: MAHFNPWHDVERGDDAPKVVNGIIEIPKGSKGKYELDKTSGLLKLDRVLFSAVHYPAAYGFIPKTYCDDNDPLDILVLCSVDIVPMCLVEAKVIGVMQMIDGDEEDDKIIAVAAHDISVNHYNDLADLPPHTLNEMQRFFEDYKALEHKHVSVERFMGREDAYRIIEESIKLYNETFPKGNPADEKDVKEALS, translated from the coding sequence ATGGCTCATTTTAATCCCTGGCACGATGTGGAGCGCGGCGACGACGCTCCGAAAGTGGTAAACGGCATCATTGAAATCCCGAAAGGCTCTAAAGGCAAGTACGAGCTGGACAAAACCAGCGGCCTGCTGAAGCTGGACCGGGTGCTGTTCTCCGCCGTGCACTATCCGGCCGCCTACGGCTTTATTCCGAAAACCTACTGCGACGACAACGACCCGCTGGATATTCTGGTGCTGTGCTCGGTGGACATCGTGCCCATGTGCCTGGTGGAGGCCAAGGTTATCGGCGTGATGCAGATGATTGACGGCGACGAGGAAGACGACAAAATCATTGCCGTGGCCGCCCACGATATTTCCGTGAACCACTACAACGACCTAGCCGACCTGCCCCCGCACACGCTCAACGAGATGCAGCGCTTCTTCGAGGACTACAAAGCCCTGGAGCACAAGCACGTGAGCGTAGAGCGTTTCATGGGCCGCGAAGATGCCTACCGCATCATCGAGGAAAGCATCAAGCTCTACAACGAAACCTTCCCAAAAGGCAACCCTGCGGACGAGAAGGACGTGAAGGAAGCCCTGAGCTAG
- a CDS encoding UbiA prenyltransferase family protein: MSVARAIPGFLLSVGRRLRRPLDAVLYSSAWLSAAALGLMWATFLFWRVHIPGRLGVLIFAATLCLYNLDSVLPYKHSQHPGVSGRKRWMRRHRWPLAAVALVAGAVAGVLFLADDRLRPLTPFLVHLALISGLYSLPLVRRHGRWRALRDLPLLKVFLIAYVWAGVTVWIPALYLGRPLAEPAVLALFARRFLFVLALALVFDIRDHTKDRLMGTLTFPGVLGVPATKYLALAALVAANAWPLPQMLAGQVLVLALPSVAGAAVIWHAHESRPDYYFALLTDGVMLLQFLAALVVSI, encoded by the coding sequence ATGTCCGTTGCGCGCGCAATACCCGGGTTTCTGCTGTCGGTGGGGCGGCGTCTGCGGCGCCCGCTCGATGCCGTGCTTTATAGCAGCGCCTGGCTTTCGGCGGCGGCGCTGGGGCTGATGTGGGCCACGTTTCTGTTCTGGCGGGTGCATATTCCGGGGCGGCTGGGGGTGCTCATTTTCGCGGCCACGTTGTGCCTCTACAACCTCGACAGCGTGCTGCCCTACAAGCACAGTCAGCACCCGGGCGTGTCGGGCCGCAAGCGCTGGATGCGGCGCCACCGCTGGCCACTGGCGGCCGTGGCCCTGGTAGCCGGAGCGGTGGCCGGCGTACTGTTTCTGGCCGATGACCGCCTGCGGCCACTTACCCCGTTTCTGGTGCACTTGGCCCTCATTTCGGGGCTCTATTCGCTGCCGCTGGTCAGGCGCCATGGCCGCTGGCGCGCCCTCCGCGACCTGCCGCTGCTTAAGGTGTTCCTGATTGCCTATGTGTGGGCGGGCGTCACCGTCTGGATTCCGGCGCTGTACCTGGGGCGGCCGCTGGCCGAGCCGGCGGTGCTGGCTCTGTTTGCCCGGCGATTCCTGTTCGTGCTGGCGCTGGCGCTCGTGTTCGACATCCGCGACCATACCAAGGACCGCCTGATGGGCACCCTCACATTTCCGGGCGTGCTGGGGGTGCCGGCCACCAAGTATCTGGCGCTGGCGGCGCTGGTGGCGGCCAACGCCTGGCCGCTGCCCCAAATGTTGGCAGGGCAGGTACTGGTGCTGGCGCTGCCCTCCGTGGCCGGGGCCGCCGTCATCTGGCACGCCCACGAATCCCGCCCCGACTACTATTTCGCCCTACTCACCGACGGCGTTATGCTCCTGCAGTTTCTGGCCGCATTGGTAGTGAGTATCTAG
- a CDS encoding NAD(P)H-hydrate dehydratase, producing the protein MKLLTAAQTRALDQATVEAQGITSLELMERAATACTLWLLDELQLAFSTEIHVLCGPGNNGGDGLAVARQLHTAGYAPQVWLLPADKHSADFLLNRQQLPQAIRCQELSARRLPMLPAGALVLDALFGTGLTRPLEGLPATIVKHLNQTEATVVAVDMPSGLLADSPQPAGSAIVRAHHTLSFELPKLAFLMPRNADFVGEWTVLPIGLDQSFIHNTDVDNYFVDAASLAGRLPRRARFSHKGTFGHALLLAGSYGKLGAAVLAARACLRGGVGLLTVRTPAVGYTVLQMSVPEAMALPDPSHDFVTELPELQPYAAVAMGPGLGQEVSSAEVLRQLLRQAGSRRALVLDADALNLLSTHRELLGKLPPDTVLTPHLKEFERLTGEPARDDYHRLEQLRAFCREHRCYCVLKGAYTALGTPHGPMYFNSTGNPGMSTGGSGDVLTGLLLALRADQRLSPLDAALLAVYAHGRAGDLAAAETGEAGLIAGDLVQFIGPALRELEG; encoded by the coding sequence ATGAAACTCCTCACCGCCGCCCAGACCCGGGCCCTCGACCAGGCCACCGTTGAAGCGCAAGGCATTACCTCCCTGGAACTGATGGAGCGCGCGGCCACGGCCTGCACCCTCTGGCTGCTCGACGAGCTGCAGCTGGCCTTCAGCACCGAAATCCACGTGCTGTGCGGGCCCGGCAACAACGGCGGCGACGGGCTGGCCGTGGCGCGGCAGCTGCACACGGCAGGCTACGCGCCGCAGGTCTGGCTGCTGCCCGCCGACAAGCACTCCGCCGACTTCCTGCTCAACCGGCAGCAACTGCCCCAAGCCATCCGCTGCCAGGAACTGAGCGCCCGCCGGCTGCCGATGCTACCGGCTGGGGCGCTGGTGCTGGATGCGCTGTTCGGGACAGGGCTTACGCGGCCGCTGGAAGGTTTGCCGGCAACGATCGTGAAGCATTTGAACCAGACGGAGGCTACCGTGGTGGCTGTGGATATGCCCTCGGGCCTGCTCGCCGACTCGCCCCAACCTGCTGGCTCGGCCATTGTGCGGGCCCACCACACGCTCAGCTTCGAGCTGCCAAAACTGGCGTTTTTGATGCCGCGAAACGCGGATTTTGTGGGCGAGTGGACGGTATTGCCCATCGGGCTGGACCAGTCGTTTATCCACAACACAGATGTGGATAACTATTTTGTGGATGCCGCTTCGCTGGCGGGCCGGCTGCCGCGGCGGGCGCGGTTTTCGCACAAAGGTACTTTCGGGCACGCGCTGCTGCTGGCCGGCAGCTACGGCAAGCTGGGCGCAGCCGTGCTGGCCGCCCGGGCCTGCCTGCGCGGCGGCGTGGGCCTGCTCACGGTCCGGACGCCAGCCGTGGGCTATACCGTGCTGCAAATGTCGGTTCCAGAAGCCATGGCCCTCCCCGACCCGAGCCACGACTTCGTGACCGAGCTACCGGAGCTACAGCCCTACGCCGCCGTGGCAATGGGGCCCGGCCTGGGCCAGGAGGTGTCTTCGGCGGAGGTGCTGCGGCAGCTGCTCCGGCAGGCCGGCAGCCGGCGGGCGCTGGTGCTCGATGCCGACGCCCTCAACCTGCTGAGCACGCACCGCGAGCTGCTGGGCAAGCTGCCGCCCGACACCGTCCTCACGCCTCACCTTAAGGAGTTTGAGCGGCTGACCGGCGAGCCGGCCCGCGACGACTACCACCGCCTGGAGCAGCTGCGCGCCTTCTGCCGGGAACACCGCTGCTACTGCGTGCTCAAAGGTGCCTACACCGCCCTAGGCACCCCGCACGGCCCAATGTATTTCAACAGCACCGGCAACCCCGGCATGTCCACCGGCGGCAGCGGCGACGTGCTGACCGGCCTGCTGCTGGCCCTGCGCGCCGACCAGCGCCTCTCGCCCCTGGATGCAGCCCTGCTGGCCGTGTACGCCCACGGCCGCGCCGGCGACCTAGCCGCTGCCGAAACCGGCGAGGCCGGCCTGATTGCCGGCGACCTAGTGCAGTTTATCGGGCCGGCGCTACGGGAGCTGGAGGGCTGA
- a CDS encoding M949_RS01915 family surface polysaccharide biosynthesis protein gives MRRLLWLAAVALAACSSDPDTSAPGSNTALSPPDSNGPLPAATSAAAFDSAAVVSLPPAQMPAGVPRVPGQVLELKQWTDANGRNLLVVARTAARTVPARADDPNDTKSVSLYARQFVQRAGNWQELWRLQDAVERCAFDTWLGPVPGATAITDLDADGQTETTLLYRLVCRSDVSPAQQKLILREGAAKYALRGYSVVQYDSVPAAQRVPLIACCLDTIPPARLEAHYELLDGRYETEREFRSAPPAFLAFARRQWRRWSIEEAFGQL, from the coding sequence ATGCGTCGACTTCTCTGGCTGGCGGCGGTAGCGCTGGCTGCCTGCTCCTCCGATCCAGACACCTCCGCTCCCGGCAGTAACACGGCACTCAGCCCGCCCGATTCAAACGGGCCGCTGCCTGCCGCCACATCGGCCGCGGCCTTCGATTCGGCCGCCGTAGTCAGTCTGCCACCTGCGCAAATGCCAGCCGGCGTACCTCGTGTGCCGGGCCAGGTGCTGGAGCTGAAACAGTGGACAGATGCCAATGGCCGAAACCTGCTGGTTGTTGCGCGCACTGCGGCACGCACGGTGCCCGCCCGTGCGGATGACCCCAACGACACAAAGTCGGTGAGCCTGTACGCCCGCCAGTTTGTGCAGCGTGCCGGAAACTGGCAGGAGCTCTGGCGGCTGCAGGACGCCGTGGAGCGGTGTGCGTTCGATACCTGGCTGGGCCCGGTGCCCGGGGCCACGGCCATCACCGACCTGGATGCTGATGGCCAAACGGAAACCACCTTGCTATATCGGCTAGTCTGCCGCAGCGACGTGAGCCCGGCCCAGCAAAAGCTGATCCTACGCGAAGGAGCGGCCAAATACGCCCTGCGCGGCTATTCAGTGGTGCAGTACGATTCTGTACCGGCTGCCCAGCGGGTGCCACTCATAGCCTGCTGTCTGGATACGATTCCGCCGGCCCGACTGGAGGCACACTACGAACTGCTGGACGGGCGCTATGAAACCGAACGGGAATTCCGGTCGGCCCCGCCTGCTTTTTTAGCCTTCGCCCGCCGGCAGTGGCGGCGCTGGTCGATAGAGGAAGCATTTGGGCAGCTGTAA
- the msrB gene encoding peptide-methionine (R)-S-oxide reductase MsrB — translation MQTWNDVIRLANHGSPTPPRRVEKTDAEWRQQLTAEQYHVTREHGTERAFTGEYCEAHEAGLYACVCCGTPLYDSRTKFESGTGWPSFTQPVDESAIRYKKDTSYGMTRVEVLCNVCDAHQGHVFPDGPPPSGLRLCINSASIKLVSEAKESAPAG, via the coding sequence ATGCAAACATGGAATGATGTAATCCGGCTGGCCAACCACGGCAGCCCCACCCCGCCCCGACGGGTAGAAAAAACCGATGCCGAGTGGCGGCAGCAGCTCACCGCCGAGCAGTACCACGTTACGCGGGAGCACGGCACCGAGCGGGCCTTCACCGGCGAATACTGCGAAGCCCACGAAGCCGGCCTCTACGCCTGCGTGTGCTGCGGCACCCCACTCTACGACTCGCGCACCAAGTTCGAAAGCGGCACCGGCTGGCCCAGCTTCACGCAGCCCGTCGACGAAAGCGCCATCCGCTACAAGAAAGACACCAGCTACGGCATGACCCGCGTGGAAGTGCTCTGCAACGTCTGCGACGCCCACCAGGGCCACGTTTTCCCCGATGGCCCGCCGCCCTCCGGCCTGCGCCTGTGCATCAACTCGGCCAGCATCAAGCTGGTGAGTGAGGCCAAAGAATCAGCTCCGGCCGGATAG
- a CDS encoding M48 family metalloprotease has translation MTREQFLARLGQLSPLAEADPAAYRRRVWLWALLGYGFILLLLLGTVGLMGAVAALALFTKAVGLIWKVLIVLGVFAWRVVRSLWVKFEAPEGLPLTATEAAPLLTLLEQQTQTLKAPRVHRVLLTSDFNAAAVQVPRLGIFGWPRNYVLVGLPLLQALSPTQAAAVVGHELGHLRGGHGRFGAWIYRVSQTWSQLIEQMEQQAGRTIFSRFTTWYVPRFNAWSHPVRRTDEFAADAAAAQLTSPAAIAEALCALVTRDAALDKLHWDVLTASLAERPTPPSDAISRLLPLAKTSRLPEADEQKALANAYEADPDLFSTHPSLGERLNALGEKPSVPPLPEVSAAEAWLGSSLPQLAAQLDAAWAADRAAVWQERHAVLQQQRVRLQQLRDQQAAGETLPPDQAWELADLTEDHVGAAESLPLFQALIEDATWGTAARFSVGRILVNLDDAAGLAWLTEAMERDPTYVAPGLALQEAYHQRLGNREEVRQLGASQLRHADLLDEAMAERATITPADHLLAHELTETQLQALRGEIATPEYGIAQAWLVRKQVQHFANKPLYVLVVAPLPEKKLTKTETIGHWVQDLAAKLVMPGEGFVIGVGKEYRWLEKKVKDMGAEIEMR, from the coding sequence ATGACTCGTGAACAATTTCTGGCCCGGCTGGGCCAGCTCAGCCCGTTGGCGGAAGCCGACCCGGCTGCTTACCGTCGGCGCGTGTGGCTGTGGGCGCTGCTGGGCTACGGCTTCATCCTGTTGCTTCTGCTGGGCACCGTCGGGCTGATGGGGGCCGTGGCCGCCCTGGCCCTGTTCACCAAAGCCGTTGGGCTCATCTGGAAAGTGCTGATAGTGCTGGGCGTGTTTGCGTGGCGGGTGGTGCGCTCCTTGTGGGTGAAGTTTGAGGCGCCGGAAGGATTGCCGCTCACGGCCACCGAAGCAGCCCCACTCCTGACATTGCTGGAGCAGCAGACGCAGACCCTGAAAGCCCCCCGGGTGCATCGGGTGCTGCTCACTTCCGACTTCAACGCCGCCGCGGTGCAGGTGCCCCGGCTGGGCATCTTTGGGTGGCCGCGCAACTATGTGCTGGTAGGGTTGCCGCTGCTGCAGGCCCTTTCGCCAACGCAGGCTGCCGCGGTGGTGGGACACGAGCTCGGACATTTGCGCGGAGGCCATGGCCGGTTTGGGGCGTGGATATACCGGGTGAGCCAGACCTGGAGCCAGCTGATCGAGCAGATGGAACAGCAGGCCGGCCGCACTATTTTCTCCCGTTTCACAACGTGGTACGTGCCGCGCTTCAATGCCTGGTCGCACCCCGTGCGGCGCACCGATGAGTTTGCCGCCGATGCCGCTGCCGCGCAGCTCACCAGCCCGGCCGCCATTGCCGAAGCCCTCTGCGCCCTCGTCACCCGCGACGCCGCTCTTGATAAGTTGCACTGGGATGTGCTCACGGCTTCGCTGGCCGAGCGACCCACGCCGCCAAGTGACGCCATTAGCCGTCTGTTGCCGCTGGCAAAAACCAGCCGCCTGCCCGAAGCCGACGAGCAGAAGGCGCTGGCCAATGCCTACGAGGCCGACCCCGACTTATTCAGCACGCACCCCAGCCTAGGGGAAAGGCTGAATGCCTTAGGCGAAAAGCCCAGCGTGCCACCGTTGCCGGAAGTTTCCGCGGCCGAAGCCTGGCTGGGCAGCAGCCTGCCACAGCTGGCGGCCCAACTGGATGCCGCCTGGGCGGCTGATCGGGCGGCCGTGTGGCAGGAGCGGCACGCCGTGTTGCAGCAGCAGCGCGTGCGCCTGCAGCAACTGCGCGACCAACAAGCCGCCGGCGAAACCCTGCCCCCCGACCAGGCCTGGGAACTGGCCGATCTGACGGAAGACCACGTAGGGGCGGCGGAGTCGCTGCCGCTGTTTCAGGCATTGATTGAGGATGCCACCTGGGGCACCGCCGCCCGCTTCTCGGTAGGCCGCATCCTGGTCAATCTCGACGATGCCGCCGGGCTGGCGTGGCTCACGGAGGCTATGGAGCGTGATCCGACGTATGTGGCTCCGGGCCTGGCGCTGCAGGAAGCCTACCACCAGCGCCTCGGCAACCGCGAAGAGGTGCGGCAACTGGGGGCCAGCCAGCTGCGCCACGCCGATTTGCTGGATGAAGCCATGGCCGAACGCGCAACCATCACGCCGGCCGACCACCTATTGGCGCACGAGCTGACGGAAACGCAGCTACAGGCTCTGAGAGGGGAAATAGCGACTCCTGAATACGGAATCGCGCAGGCCTGGCTGGTTCGCAAGCAGGTGCAGCATTTCGCCAACAAGCCGCTCTACGTACTGGTAGTGGCTCCCTTGCCTGAGAAAAAGCTGACCAAGACAGAAACTATTGGCCACTGGGTACAGGACCTGGCCGCCAAGCTGGTGATGCCTGGTGAAGGATTCGTGATAGGCGTTGGGAAAGAGTACCGTTGGCTGGAGAAGAAAGTCAAGGACATGGGAGCTGAAATAGAGATGAGGTGA
- the sdaAA gene encoding L-serine ammonia-lyase, iron-sulfur-dependent, subunit alpha has product MSLLFTDFASWRAHCAATGEPLYQPVLAYEIEQKGRTEDQIWDGLQRAYDVMRDAVQTGLTQDMTSRSGMINNGAKKIAASPVTVLSPEFKQLVTRAMGAKEVNSCMGRVVAAPTAGASGILPGVLVTLQELHKLSDRQILEGLLVAAGVALIIEQNASLAGAVGGCQAETGSAAAMGSGAIVYCLGGTVDQTFAAVAVTIQCMLGLVCDPVAGLVEVPCVVRNASAAAIAFSSAQIAIAGIDPVIPVDQCVAALGEVGQSMETRYKETALGGLANTPRGREIEKMVLVQDVQILPDEGE; this is encoded by the coding sequence ATGTCGCTGCTTTTCACTGATTTTGCCTCCTGGCGTGCGCACTGCGCCGCCACCGGCGAGCCCCTCTACCAACCCGTGCTGGCCTACGAAATCGAGCAGAAAGGCCGCACGGAAGACCAGATCTGGGACGGCCTGCAACGGGCCTACGACGTGATGCGCGACGCCGTGCAAACCGGCCTCACCCAGGACATGACTTCCCGCTCGGGCATGATCAACAACGGCGCGAAGAAGATTGCGGCCTCGCCCGTTACGGTGCTGTCGCCGGAGTTTAAGCAGCTGGTCACGCGGGCCATGGGCGCCAAGGAGGTGAACTCCTGCATGGGCCGGGTGGTGGCCGCGCCCACCGCTGGGGCTTCGGGCATCCTGCCCGGCGTGCTCGTGACGTTGCAGGAGCTGCATAAGCTCTCCGACCGCCAGATTCTGGAAGGCCTGCTGGTGGCGGCCGGCGTGGCGCTCATCATCGAGCAGAACGCCTCGCTGGCCGGCGCCGTGGGCGGCTGCCAGGCCGAAACCGGCTCGGCCGCGGCTATGGGCAGCGGCGCCATCGTCTACTGCCTGGGCGGTACCGTCGATCAGACGTTTGCGGCCGTCGCCGTCACCATCCAATGCATGCTGGGGCTGGTGTGCGACCCGGTGGCGGGGCTGGTGGAGGTGCCCTGCGTGGTGCGCAACGCCTCGGCCGCCGCCATTGCTTTCAGCTCGGCCCAGATTGCCATTGCCGGCATCGACCCCGTCATTCCGGTAGACCAGTGCGTGGCGGCTCTCGGCGAAGTGGGCCAGAGCATGGAAACGCGCTACAAGGAAACCGCCCTCGGCGGCCTCGCCAATACCCCCCGTGGCCGCGAAATCGAGAAGATGGTGTTGGTGCAGGACGTCCAGATTCTGCCCGACGAAGGAGAATAA